A genome region from Labrus mixtus chromosome 9, fLabMix1.1, whole genome shotgun sequence includes the following:
- the LOC132980906 gene encoding P2Y purinoceptor 14-like — MTEIGMTPSLNLSSENNQTNGHCEEIDTPGRIYFTVVYSLVFLVGLVLNGFTLRFYFCSAQQQTSNSVTIYLKNLAAADYLITLCLPLRISHFSSRSITLFRVYCNFGASAFYLNMYASILFMGYIAANRYLKIVHPLGNHILQTVRAAHIISTVTWVLLLAIMTTYVTLSFILANTSLPSLPNTLSCDVLHSKKLSPFYNFIIIFTAAAFIIVFVSLIFFYHGTSRRLSEAQQRQQASSGSKKLAKSRRNMLVLVSVFCVCFVPYHLVRLLYAFLMRHCSWGQAFFYLKELTVMVSIFNVCLDPLIYFIFCKAFRAQLRRSVRGRTQRAG, encoded by the exons ATGACAGAAATCGGAATGACCCCGTCCCTCAACCTGTCCTCAGAAAACAACCAGACAAATGGTCACTGTGAAGAAATTGACACGCCGGGCCGTATTTACTTCACTGTGGTCTACAGTCTGGTGTTTCTG GTGGGTTTAGTCCTCAACGGATTCACCCTGAGGTTTTACTTCTGCAGCGCCCAGCAGCAGACATCAAACAGCGTGACCATCTACCTGAAGAACCTGGCAGCTGCAGACTACCTAATCACCCTCTGCCTCCCCTTAAGAATCAGCCACTTCTCCAGCCGCTCAATCACCTTGTTCAGGGTCTACTGCAACTTTGGCGCCTCTGCGTTTTACCTGAACATGTACGCCAGCATCCTGTTCATGGGTTACATCGCAGCAAACAG gtatCTAAAGATCGTCCATCCTTTAGGGAATCACATCCTTCAGACAGTGCGAGCCGCCCACATCATCTCAACGGTAACCTGGGTTCTCCTCTTGGCCATAATGACCACCTACGTCACCCTGTCGTTTATCCTCGCCAATACATCACTGCCATCTCTTCCAAATACATTGAGCTGTGATGTTCTGCACAGTAAAAAGCTCAGCCCCTTCTACAATTTCATCATTATCTTCACTGCAGCCGCCTTCATCATCGTGTTCGTCTCCCTCATCTTCTTCTACCACGGCACCTCCCGCAGGCTGTCAGAAGCACAGCAGAGACAGCAGGCGTCCTCCGGATCCAAGAAGCTCGCCAAGTCCCGCAGGAACATGTTGGTGCTGGTCAGCGTCTTCTGCGTCTGCTTCGTCCCGTACCACCTGGTCCGCCTGCTGTACGCTTTCCTGATGAGGCACTGCTCATGGGGGCAGGCCTTCTTCTACCTGAAGGAGCTGACCGTCATGGTGTCTATCTTCAACGTCTGCCTGGACCCGCTCATCTATTTCATCTTCTGTAAAGCCTTCAGGGCCCAGCTGAGGAGAAGTGTTCGGGGACGTACACAGAGGGCTGGCTAA
- the LOC132980907 gene encoding P2Y purinoceptor 14-like: MTEIGMTPSLNLSSENNQTNGHCEEIDTPGRIYFTVVYSLVFLVGLVLNGFTLRFYFCSAQQQTSNSVTIYLKNLAAADYLITLCLPLRISHFSSRSITLFRVYCNFGASAFYLNMYASILFMGYIAANRYLKIVHPLGNHILQTVRAAHIISTVTWVLLLAIMTTYVTLSFILANTSLPSLPNTLSCDVLHSKKLSPFYNFIVIFTAAAFIIVFVSLIFFYHGTSRRLSEAQQRQQASSGSKKLAKSRRNMLVLVSVFCVCFVPYHLVLLPYNFLWLQCSWGRAFFYLKELTVMMSIFNVCLDPLIYFIFCKAYRAQLRRSVRGRTQRAG, from the exons ATGACAGAAATCGGAATGACCCCGTCCCTCAACCTGTCCTCAGAAAACAACCAGACAAATGGTCACTGTGAAGAAATTGACACGCCGGGCCGTATTTACTTCACTGTGGTCTACAGTCTGGTGTTTCTG GTGGGTTTAGTCCTCAACGGATTCACCCTGAGGTTTTACTTCTGCAGCGCCCAGCAGCAGACATCAAACAGTGTGACCATCTACCTGAAGAACCTGGCAGCTGCAGACTACCTAATCACCCTCTGCCTCCCCTTAAGAATCAGCCACTTCTCCAGCCGCTCAATCACCTTGTTCAGGGTCTACTGCAACTTTGGCGCCTCTGCGTTTTACCTGAACATGTACGCCAGCATCCTGTTCATGGGTTACATCGCAGCAAACAG gtatCTAAAGATCGTCCATCCTTTAGGGAATCACATCCTTCAGACAGTGCGAGCCGCCCACATCATCTCAACGGTAACCTGGGTTCTCCTCTTGGCCATAATGACCACCTACGTCACCCTGTCGTTTATCCTCGCCAATACATCACTGCCATCTCTTCCAAATACATTGAGCTGTGATGTTCTGCACAGTAAAAAGCTCAGCCCCTTCTACAATTTCATTGTTATCTTCACTGCAGCCGCCTTCATCATCGTGTTCGTCTCCCTCATCTTCTTCTACCACGGCACCTCCCGCAGGCTGTCAGAAGCACAGCAGAGACAGCAAGCGTCCTCCGGCTCCAAGAAGCTCGCCAAGTCCCGCAGGAACATGTTGGTGCTGGTCAGCGTCTTCTGCGTCTGCTTCGTCCCGTACCACCTGGTCCTCCTGCCGTACAATTTCCTGTGGCTACAGTGCTCATGGGGGCGGGCCTTCTTCTACCTGAAGGAGCTGACCGTCATGATGTCTATCTTCAACGTCTGCCTGGATCCGCTCATCTATTTCATCTTCTGTAAAGCCTACAGAGCCCAGCTGAGGAGAAGTGTTCGGGGACGTACACAGAGGGCTGGCTAA
- the LOC132980903 gene encoding P2Y purinoceptor 14-like yields MTDLERIGDLPSFNLSSASDQMNTSSSSLCDQVDNSAHIFYMLVYSLVFLVGLVLNGFTLKVYFFSAHQQVSSSMTIYLKNLVAADFLMSLSLPIRIGHFASRSITVFRVYCNFGANAFYLNMYASILFMGYIAANRYLKIVHPLGNHILQTVRAAHIISAVTWVFLLAIMTTYITQSLLTEESLPSFPNTLSCDALHSEQLSLLYKVIHTLSAAIFIIVLVSLIFFYHGTSRRLSEAQQRQQASSGSKKLAKSRRNMLVLVSVFCVCFVPYHLVRLLYAFLMRHCSWGQAFFYLKELTVMVSIFNVCLDPLIYFIFCKAFRAQLRRSVRGRTQRAG; encoded by the exons ATGACAGACCTTGAAAGAATCGGAGATCTCCCATCCTTTAATCTGTCCTCAGCATCTGACCAGATGAACACCAGCAGCTCATCTCTCTGCGATCAAGTCGACAACTCGGCACATATTTTCTACATGCTGGTGTACAGTCTGGTGTTTCTG GTGGGTTTAGTCCTCAACGGATTCACCCTGAAGGTTTACTTCTTCAGCGCTCACCAGCAGGTGTCCAGCAGCATGACCATCTACCTGAAGAACCTGGTAGCTGCAGACTTCCTGATGAGCCTCAGCCTCCCCATCAGAATCGGCCATTTTGCAAGCCGCTCTATCACCGTGTTCAGGGTCTACTGCAACTTTGGCGCCAATGCCTTCTACCTGAACATGTACGCCAGCATCCTGTTCATGGGTTACATCGCAGCAAACAG gtatCTAAAGATCGTCCATCCTTTAGGGAATCACATCCTTCAGACAGTGCGAGCCGCCCACATCATCTCTGCGGTAACCTGGGTTTTCCTCTTGGCCATAATGACCACCTACATCACCCAGTCGCTCCTCACTGAAGAATCACTGCCATCTTTCCCAAATACCCTGAGCTGTGACGCTCTGCACAGTGAACAACTCAGCCTCTTATACAAAGTCATCCACACCTTGTCTGCGGCCATCTTCATCATCGTCCTCGTCTCCCTCATCTTCTTCTACCACGGCACCTCCCGCAGGCTGTCAGAAGCACAGCAGAGACAGCAAGCGTCCTCCGGATCCAAGAAGCTCGCCAAGTCCCGCAGGAACATGTTGGTGCTGGTCAGCGTCTTCTGCGTCTGCTTCGTCCCGTACCACCTGGTCCGCCTGCTGTACGCTTTCCTGATGAGGCACTGCTCATGGGGGCAGGCCTTCTTCTACCTGAAGGAGCTGACCGTCATGGTGTCTATCTTCAACGTCTGCCTGGACCCGCTCATCTATTTCATCTTCTGTAAAGCCTTCAGGGCCCAGCTGAGGAGAAGTGTTCGGGGACGTACACAGAGGGCTGGCTAA
- the LOC132980905 gene encoding P2Y purinoceptor 14-like, giving the protein MTEIGMTPSLNLSSENNQTNGHCEEIDTPGRIYFTVVYSLVFLVGLVLNGFTLRFYFCSAQQQTSNSVTIYLKNLAAADYLITLCLPLRISHFSSRSITLFRVYCNFGASAFYLNMYASILFMGYIAANRYLKIVHPLGNHILQTVRAAHIISTVTWVLLLAIMTTYVTLSFILANTSLPSLPNTLSCDVLHSKKLSPFYNFIIIFTAAAFIIVFVSLIFFYHGTSRRLSEAQQRQQASSGSKKLAKSRRNMLVLVSVFCVCFVPYHLVRLLYAFLMRHCSWGRAFFYLKELTVMVSIFNVCLDPLIYFIFCKAFRAQLRRSVRGRTQRAR; this is encoded by the exons ATGACAGAAATCGGAATGACCCCGTCCCTCAACCTGTCCTCAGAAAACAACCAGACAAATGGTCACTGTGAAGAAATTGACACGCCGGGCCGTATTTACTTCACTGTGGTCTACAGTCTGGTGTTTCTG GTGGGTTTAGTCCTCAACGGATTCACCCTGAGGTTTTACTTCTGCAGCGCCCAGCAGCAGACATCAAACAGCGTGACCATCTACCTGAAGAACCTGGCAGCTGCAGACTACCTAATCACCCTCTGCCTCCCCTTAAGAATCAGCCACTTCTCCAGCCGCTCAATCACCTTGTTCAGGGTCTACTGCAACTTTGGCGCCTCTGCGTTTTACCTGAACATGTACGCCAGCATCCTGTTCATGGGTTACATCGCAGCAAACAG gtatCTAAAGATCGTCCATCCTTTAGGGAATCACATCCTTCAGACAGTGCGAGCCGCCCACATCATCTCAACGGTAACCTGGGTTCTCCTCTTGGCCATAATGACCACCTACGTCACCCTGTCGTTTATCCTCGCCAATACATCACTGCCATCTCTTCCAAATACATTGAGCTGTGATGTTCTGCACAGTAAAAAGCTCAGCCCCTTCTACAATTTCATCATTATCTTCACTGCAGCCGCCTTCATCATCGTGTTCGTCTCCCTCATCTTCTTCTACCATGGCACCTCCCGCAGGCTGTCAGAAGCACAGCAGAGACAGCAAGCGTCCTCCGGATCCAAGAAGCTCGCCAAGTCCCGCAGGAACATGTTGGTGCTGGTCAGCGTCTTCTGCGTCTGCTTCGTCCCGTACCACCTGGTCCGCCTGCTGTACGCTTTCCTGATGAGGCACTGCTCATGGGGGCGGGCCTTCTTCTACCTGAAGGAGCTGACCGTCATGGTGTCTATCTTCAACGTCTGCCTGGACCCGCTCATCTATTTCATCTTCTGTAAAGCCTTCAGGGCCCAGCTGAGGAGAAGTGTTCGGGGACGTACACAGAGGGCTCGCTAA